GGCGGACCGGCCTGGATCACGTTGACATCGGTGCGCAGGTCCAGGCCTTTGCTCTTGGCGTAGATGGACAGGATCGCGAACTCCGATGATCCCATGTCGGCAGCCAGGCTCCGGCCGCGCAGGTCCGTGATCGTGCGCACCTGGGGGTTGCGCGAGATCACCACCATCGCGGACAGGCCCACGTAGGAGGCCAGGATCCGCACCGGTGCTCCTTCGAGTCGCAGCCTCTGGTACACATGCGGCCCACCCACCCCTGCATCCACTTCGCCGGTGGCCTGCGCCGCGTAGAACCCGGAGACCGCGCTGAAGGAGATCGGCTCCAAGTCCAGGCCGTTGCTGCGATCGAGCTCTGCGGCTTTGACGATGTCCACCATCACCGAGACCAGGGAAGGGAAGGCCAGCCGGGCGATGCGAACCCGGATGCGGTCGGGCGGCGCTGCCTGCCCATGGTGGGCACCAACCGCCAGGAACAGCGCGAGGACCACGATCGTAAGCCGTACGTGCCTCATTTCCCACCTCCCTTGCCAGGCCGGGCATCGGCGACCTGAAGCCGACCCGGCTGGTATCCGCTCGCCCGACCGAGGCCTCATGTCGGAGCTGCCGAGCACACGGCCGGGGGCCGCGGCTGGTTGCAGACGTCGAGAGCGATGAGTGCGTACGCCCTTGCCGCGTCCACCATGTCGTCGATGCGCATCGCGAACTGACCTCCGCCGACGCTCGGCCCCGGCCCGTAGATGACCGCGGGGATGCCCAGCGCATTGAAGACGTTGATGTCCCGCCACATGCTCGTGTACGGAGGGATCGCCGCCGGGGGCGCACCGCCTCGCACCGCGGCGTGCGCGCGCTGGATCGACTGCACCAGCGGCTCGACCCCGCGCCCCTCACAGCCTGGCCGATAGACGTACAGCTCGACTTCGCCGTGCACGCCTGCGCCGCTCAGCACGGTCCGCAACTCGTCCCGTACGTCCAGCGGATTCTGCGCCGGGGTGATGCGTACGTCGACGTAGAGTGCGCATACCCCTGCGGTCTTCGTGATCTTCCACGGCACCCCGCCCCGGATGGCACCGATGTTGACCTTCGGGACGACCACACCGCCCGGGCCCTCATACCGGTGGACCTGCTCGTAGCGGACCGCCCATGCCTCTATGTGTTCGATCAGCTTCGCGGCGCGGACGATTGCGCTGGGGCTGCTTTCCGGAGGTGTCGGGCGGGGGATGTAGGGCGTGTACAGGGGGAAGTCGTTTCCGAAGACGGTCACCTTGAAGAAGGCCTTGCCGGCCTCGACCCAGCCCACGCCGAAGTCCGTTCCCTCGGCGACCAGGGCGTAGTCCGCGACCGTGCCGTGTTCGACGAGGTAGCGTGCCCCGGTCTCCTTGGCGACGTATCGTGGCGCTTCGAACTCGTCGACGGGTTCCTGCCCGATCTCGCCCGCGACCATCGTGAGGAGCAGGTCTCCCCGCAGGGGGATGCCGCTTTCGTGCAGAGCCTTGGCGGCGACGAGCCAACAGGCCATGGGGCCCTTGTTGTTCACGATGCCGTTGCCGATGAGGTGGTCACCCTCGCGGCGTCCGGTGTGGAAGACGGGGTCTGCGGCGCGGCGGGTCGTCCAGATCTCCTCCTTGGCGATGGTGGTGTCCATGTGACTGTTGAAGATGAGGCTGCGGCCGTCCCCGGTTCCCGGGATCCGCGCGACGACGTTGAACCGATCCGGCAGGAGCCCCACGCGCCGAGGGGACAGCCCCCATCGGGTGAGGGTATCGGTGAGGTACTCGCCGACGGCCCCCTCCTGGCCGGTGGGGCTGTCGATGTTCGCCAAGTCGAGCGCCAGCGCCACCAGGTCTTCGCGGTCGATGCGGTCGAGGACCCGCGCCGCCTGTTCTTCCTCCATGCCTCACCTCGCAACCGGTGGTGGGATTCCTCCCGGCGGCTCGCCCACGACGCCCGAAGCCTCGTACAACGACGGATCCGGAGGGCACGGGCCACCCACGCACACCAACCCGCGTTGTCCTGCTCGGATGCGGTAAGGTGTGCCCTCCGTGACGTGGAACATCGCACCCTCGGCGATGGGCTGTTCCTGCCCGGTCTGCTCGTCGAGGACGAACCCGCAGCCCCGGATCGCACAGTAGACGGCCTCTGACTCTGCATGCAGGAGCCGTACGGTCCGTGTTCCCGGCAGCAAGGAGATGAGGTGGAGGCTCCTGTGGCGTGCGCCGACGCCGGGCCACACGAGTGCGACGAACCTGCCGTCCCCCTCCAGCAGGGGGAGTCGGGGCGCACCATCTTCGTTCAGCACCTGGATTCCGTGGCGGCTCATCGGTTGCGCTCGCGCGTGTAGCGCTTGCGGCCGGCAGGGCCGCCCGAGATCCGAGCGAGGGTGTCCTCGCGGGTACCGTGCAGGTTCACCCAGATCGTGCGGGCCGCTCCCCGGCCCACGTTGGTGAACCGGTGCGGAACGGTGGAGGAGAAGGCGATGGCGTCTCCCTCGCGCAGCACGAAGGATTGATCTCCCAGTTGGACCCGCAGCCTCCCCTGCAGCACCACCCCGAGTTCGCGGCCGCGGTGCTTGATCGGGCTGTCGGCGCTGGATTCCCCCGGCTCGTAGCTGTTCTCAGCCAGTTCCACGTCCACCACCGGGTCGCGAACCGCCAGGCGCCGGCGGACGCCGGGCCGCGTCTCGAAGACCGGTTGTGCCTCCCGGCGCACGACCGGATCGTACCGCCAGACGCCGCCGTGACCGAACAGTTCCGAAACCGGGATTTCCAAAGCGTCGGCGATTGCGATCAGGGTGCCGATTGACGGGTTGGCGATTCCGCGCTCGACCAGGCTGATCATGGAGGCGCTGACCCCCGTCCTGCGCGCCACCTGCCCGAGCGTCAGACGCCGGGCAGTCCGCCACTCGCGGATCGCGCTGCCCAGGTTCCGCAGCGCCTCGGCCAGGTCGGGCGCTCTCGACGCGACGGCCATGGGCGGACTCCTTTCAATATATTGAACTTGTGTTGAATATAAAGTACGACGCGGGGCCGGGGACTCCTGCTGGGCCGCGCAAATCGGCCAAATGCCCGAGGGAGGATGCCGTGGGGGAAGCCGTCGGACCGCGCAGGACCCCGAGGGCTCGACGGCCTATCCGAGGTTCACGCCAGGAAGAGGGGGGTATTTTCCCGTGCGTTTTCAGTCCAGCAGGAATTTGTGAAGCTATGTTGAAAGAGCAGGCTAAGCACGAACGGACGGAGGGGCAGCGGTGGACGGACTGGCGAACAGAATTCGAGAGTTGCGCCAGGAAAAGGGCATGACCCTTAAGGAAGTCAGCGAGCGGACGGGATTCTCCGTTAGTTTCTTGTCGCAGGTGGAAAGAGGGCTGTCTTCCCTTTCGATCACCTCGCTACAGGCTCTCGCGGAAACCCTGGGCGTGCCGATCGTCGAGTTCTTCCCCGCTCCGCCCGTGCGGAACTATGCGCGACGCCGGCACGAACACCAGCCCTTCCAGCTGGATGGTTCCCAGATCCAATACGTGAGCCTCAGCGGCAACTTTCCCTCGCGGAATCTGGAACCGCTCTTGGTCACGCTGCCGCCACGCCTGCAGCGCCAGGAGCCCTTCGGGCACCCGGGGGAGGAGTTCGCATACGTGCTGTCGGGTCGGATGACGATCGTCGTCGATGGCGAGGCA
The Armatimonadota bacterium DNA segment above includes these coding regions:
- a CDS encoding XRE family transcriptional regulator, yielding MDGLANRIRELRQEKGMTLKEVSERTGFSVSFLSQVERGLSSLSITSLQALAETLGVPIVEFFPAPPVRNYARRRHEHQPFQLDGSQIQYVSLSGNFPSRNLEPLLVTLPPRLQRQEPFGHPGEEFAYVLSGRMTIVVDGEAYDLGPGDSIHFSSRSLHTFENPTDEPTVAVWVLTPKIF
- a CDS encoding XRE family transcriptional regulator, with protein sequence MAVASRAPDLAEALRNLGSAIREWRTARRLTLGQVARRTGVSASMISLVERGIANPSIGTLIAIADALEIPVSELFGHGGVWRYDPVVRREAQPVFETRPGVRRRLAVRDPVVDVELAENSYEPGESSADSPIKHRGRELGVVLQGRLRVQLGDQSFVLREGDAIAFSSTVPHRFTNVGRGAARTIWVNLHGTREDTLARISGGPAGRKRYTRERNR
- a CDS encoding ABC transporter substrate-binding protein; this encodes MRHVRLTIVVLALFLAVGAHHGQAAPPDRIRVRIARLAFPSLVSVMVDIVKAAELDRSNGLDLEPISFSAVSGFYAAQATGEVDAGVGGPHVYQRLRLEGAPVRILASYVGLSAMVVISRNPQVRTITDLRGRSLAADMGSSEFAILSIYAKSKGLDLRTDVNVIQAGPPLARAQLAAGRVDAAMTWEPTATLTIRDSKDYRIIFNGRAGWRELTGKDGWQLVVHMRDDAIRRNPAAVDRLIKTFQDGQAYLRTNLDASDRVVASSLNLPAGVLKEAVLFRRIVYDVRPAWQPAVTEALWEMFRAGVDVGLLPRLPDRAIVYRP
- a CDS encoding M20/M25/M40 family metallo-hydrolase; translation: MEEEQAARVLDRIDREDLVALALDLANIDSPTGQEGAVGEYLTDTLTRWGLSPRRVGLLPDRFNVVARIPGTGDGRSLIFNSHMDTTIAKEEIWTTRRAADPVFHTGRREGDHLIGNGIVNNKGPMACWLVAAKALHESGIPLRGDLLLTMVAGEIGQEPVDEFEAPRYVAKETGARYLVEHGTVADYALVAEGTDFGVGWVEAGKAFFKVTVFGNDFPLYTPYIPRPTPPESSPSAIVRAAKLIEHIEAWAVRYEQVHRYEGPGGVVVPKVNIGAIRGGVPWKITKTAGVCALYVDVRITPAQNPLDVRDELRTVLSGAGVHGEVELYVYRPGCEGRGVEPLVQSIQRAHAAVRGGAPPAAIPPYTSMWRDINVFNALGIPAVIYGPGPSVGGGQFAMRIDDMVDAARAYALIALDVCNQPRPPAVCSAAPT